One genomic window of Clostridioides sp. ES-S-0054-01 includes the following:
- a CDS encoding glycosyltransferase: MITISLCMIVKNEEEVIGRCLECVKDIVDEIIVVDTGSTDSTKEIVSKYTDMVYDFEWIDDFSAARNFSFSKASKDYIMWLDADDMVLENDREELLKVKESLDTSIDIVMAKYNVSFDENGKPTLSYYRERLFKRSSNYKWVDPIHEVIPLVGEIFYSDIAISHKKLHRQEPLRNLRIFEKMISEGKVLEPRHQFYYSRELYYNARYEEAIEGFTKFLDSSRGWLEDCISACRDLATCYYLINDEKSALYSLFRSFEFDEPRAEVCCDIGKHMFDRQRYKDAIFWYKVALTRDKNDINGGFKSNDCYEYLPYIQLSVCYDRLGEIDKAIYCHEKAKEIKPNDSSILYNENYFSKFKNN, from the coding sequence ATGATTACAATAAGTTTGTGCATGATTGTTAAGAATGAAGAAGAAGTTATAGGCAGATGTTTAGAGTGTGTAAAAGATATAGTAGATGAAATTATAGTCGTAGATACTGGTTCTACAGATTCCACAAAAGAAATAGTCTCAAAATATACAGACATGGTGTATGATTTCGAATGGATAGATGATTTCTCTGCTGCAAGAAATTTTTCATTTTCTAAAGCTTCTAAAGACTATATAATGTGGCTCGATGCAGATGACATGGTTTTAGAAAATGATAGGGAAGAATTATTAAAAGTTAAGGAAAGCTTAGATACTTCCATTGATATTGTTATGGCAAAATATAATGTGTCCTTTGACGAAAACGGTAAACCAACTCTCTCATATTATAGAGAACGATTATTTAAAAGAAGTTCTAATTACAAATGGGTTGACCCTATTCACGAGGTAATACCTCTTGTTGGAGAAATATTTTATTCTGACATTGCAATATCTCATAAAAAACTCCATAGGCAGGAACCTCTAAGAAATCTTAGGATTTTTGAAAAAATGATTTCAGAAGGAAAAGTGTTGGAGCCAAGACATCAATTTTATTATTCAAGAGAACTATACTATAATGCCAGGTATGAAGAAGCAATAGAAGGATTTACTAAGTTTTTAGATTCCTCAAGAGGATGGCTTGAGGATTGTATTAGTGCTTGCAGAGATTTAGCCACATGTTATTACTTAATCAATGATGAAAAGAGTGCCTTATATTCTTTATTTAGAAGTTTTGAATTTGATGAACCAAGAGCAGAAGTTTGCTGTGATATAGGAAAACATATGTTTGATAGACAAAGGTATAAAGACGCCATTTTTTGGTATAAGGTAGCATTAACAAGAGATAAAAATGATATTAATGGAGGATTTAAGTCGAATGATTGTTATGAATACCTACCATATATACAATTGAGCGTTTGTTATGACAGATTAGGAGAAATAGATAAAGCTATTTATTGTCATGAAAAAGCTAAAGAAATTAAACCTAATGATAGTTCTATTTTGTACAATGAAAATTATTTTAGTAAATTTAAAAATAATTGA
- a CDS encoding DUF2284 domain-containing protein — MKKYFEILKSNGADIAISIDPKTILTAAWTIYKCQFGCNTFGHSHCCPPNVPTYQQTQAIIDCYDKAILFRCHEMSIVTPLAVKLARELFLDGYYKVIAFGSGPCTMCAKCNPTTCNFPNKTVPSMEACGIDVFATVRSNGLEINTLRKKGEIQNHFGLLLVD, encoded by the coding sequence ATGAAAAAATACTTTGAAATATTAAAATCTAATGGAGCTGATATTGCTATTTCAATAGACCCTAAAACGATTCTCACAGCAGCATGGACAATTTACAAGTGCCAGTTTGGTTGTAATACATTTGGACATAGCCATTGTTGTCCACCTAATGTACCAACCTATCAACAGACACAAGCAATAATAGATTGTTATGATAAAGCTATTCTATTTAGATGTCATGAAATGAGTATTGTCACTCCTTTAGCTGTCAAACTTGCAAGAGAACTATTTTTAGATGGATATTATAAAGTAATTGCTTTTGGAAGTGGACCTTGCACAATGTGTGCCAAGTGTAACCCTACTACCTGTAATTTTCCTAACAAAACGGTTCCATCAATGGAAGCTTGTGGAATTGACGTATTTGCTACAGTAAGGTCAAATGGATTAGAAATAAATACTTTGCGAAAAAAAGGAGAAATTCAAAATCATTTTGGTTTATTGCTGGTTGATTAA
- a CDS encoding nitroreductase family protein has translation MNFVELAKKRYSCRNYQDRKVEKEKLEKVLDVARIAPTGGNRQPQRLIVIQEKEGLNKLSKAANIYDAPLAIIVCGDKEKVWTRPFDGKQLTDIDTSIVTDHMMLQATELGLGSVWVCYFNPDVIREEFSLPDNLEPINILLIGYESKIPESPERHGKTRVPLSEIVFYETL, from the coding sequence ATGAATTTTGTTGAACTTGCAAAAAAAAGATATTCTTGTCGTAATTATCAGGATAGAAAGGTAGAGAAAGAAAAACTTGAGAAAGTTTTAGATGTTGCAAGAATAGCTCCAACTGGTGGTAATCGTCAACCACAAAGATTAATTGTTATTCAAGAAAAAGAAGGTCTGAATAAACTTTCTAAGGCTGCCAATATATATGATGCACCATTAGCAATTATTGTGTGTGGAGATAAGGAAAAAGTTTGGACAAGACCTTTTGATGGTAAGCAACTTACAGATATTGATACAAGCATAGTTACTGACCACATGATGTTACAGGCAACTGAACTTGGATTAGGAAGTGTCTGGGTATGCTATTTTAATCCAGATGTAATTAGAGAAGAGTTTAGCTTGCCAGATAATCTAGAACCAATAAATATATTACTGATAGGATACGAATCTAAAATACCAGAAAGCCCAGAGAGACACGGAAAAACTCGTGTTCCTTTAAGTGAAATTGTTTTTTATGAAACTCTTTAG